The following nucleotide sequence is from Photobacterium gaetbulicola Gung47.
GCTACATTGGCTGGATAGTGATCTTTTGTTCCATGCTGGGGTCGATGCTACTAATCATGATCGGTGCGTCGAAAGCGTATTCTGCCTTTGATGTCTTCATTTTCAATGCCACACCTCAAGCTGAGTTAATGCATCTCGACAAAGCGGATATTGCCATTAGTTACCTGATTAAATCCTTAGATACCTTCTTGGTTGCCCTGGTGTTGTTCATTTTCTCTCACGGTGTATTTACCCTGTTTATCTCGGATAAAACAGCCGATGAGCAGCAGAGTACACAGGTGCTGAAGTGGATCAAAACCCCGAATATTGGCCATTTAAAAAACATTTTGGCTGAAGTCATCATTGTGATTTTGTTTGTGAAGTTCCTAGAGCTGGTATTGGTTAATTTCAATGACCTGAGTTGGAGCATATTAGTGTTGCCCGCATCCATTCTTCTCTTGAGCCTAGGATTGAAATTCCTTGAATTGGGACAACACGAACAAGCAGGGCACTGATCCTGCTTGCTTCCATCTTTTGTCACCCCGTTATGCTAGCGGGTGAGCAAGTATACTTAACGTGTCTAAATAGATTAGGGGGTTATCATGGCTAAGGGATCGTTCATTTTGCATTCCAACTATCCACCATCGGGTGATCAACCTGAAGCAATAGCACGGCTGATATCTGGCTTGGAGAGTGGTGCCACCCACCAAACGCTACAGGGGATCACAGGTTCCGGAAAAACCTTCACCATGGCCAATGTGATCCACCGTGTGCAGCGCCCTACCTTGATACTTGCCCATAACAAAACACTGGCAGCACAGCTGTATAGCGAAATGAAGCGCTTCTTTCCTGAAAATGCCGTGGAGTATTTCGTCTCCTATTACGATTACTACCAGCCAGAGGTCTATATTCCGGCCAGTGATCGCTTTATCCGTAAAGACTCCGCGATTAATGAACACCTTGAAAGGCTACGTCTATCGACCACCAAGTCCTTGATTGAGCGCCGAGATGTTATTGTCGTTGCTTCGGTTTCATCGGTATATGGATTGGGGGATCCCAATGACTATCGTGTTTTGCAAATACCACTTACCGTGGGGGCACATATCGAGCGGGAAGACTTTATTCGCCGTCTTGAGCGCCTGCAATATACGCGTTGCGAGCGCACCATTGAACGGGCAACATTCCGAGTGCATGGTAATTGGGTTGATATCTTCCCGGCAGACTCAGAGCATAGAGCGATCCGGGTTGGCTTATTGAGTGACACAGTAGAAAGTCTGCAGTGGATTGATCCCCTAACCGGAAAACAACTTGGTAAAATCGAACATTATTTTGTTTCACCAAAAACGTTGTATGCCACACCGCGGGATAAGATCCTAACGGCCAGTACAGAAATACTTCGTGAGCTGGAAGAACGGGTTGCAGAGCTTAACGGTGAAAACCGCCTTGTCGAAGCGGCACGCCTCTATGAGCGTGTTATGAGTGATGTCGAAATGATGCAGCAGCTAGGTTATTGCTCCGGGATTGAAAACTACTCCTGTTATTTGAATGACCGGGATCCCGCTCTGCCACCAACGACGTTGCTTGATTACTTACCGAAAGATGGCTTGCTGTTTATTGATGAGTCTCATGTGATGGTTCCGCAAATCTCAGCCATGTACCGGGGGGATCAAAGCCGAAAAGAAACCTTGATTGATTACGGTTTCCGCTTGCCGTCGGCGAAGAACAACCGGCCTTTAAGCTTTAAAGAGTTCGAAAAAATCAAACCCCAAACCATCTTTGTATCGGCGACCCCTGGTGATTATGAATTGAATCGTTCACAGGGTGAGGCAATTGAGCAAATTATTCGCCCGACCGGCCTGCTTGACCCTGAGGTGGAGGTAAGGCCGTCAGCGGATCATATCGATAATTTGCTGGGGGAAATTTCGCAGCGAGTTGATAAGAATGAACGGGTACTTGTGACCACGTTGACGAAGAAAAGTGCGGAGGATCTTAATGACTTTATGGTTGAGAAGGGGATCCGCGTGCGTTATTTGCACTCTGACGTAAAAACGGCTGATCGGGTCGATATCATTAATGGTTTACGGGCGGGTGAGTTTGATGTCTTGATTGGTATTAACTTGTTGCGTGAGGGATTAGATATTCCAGAAGCCTCGCTCGTGGCTATCCTCGATGCGGATCATGCCGGGTTCTTACGTTCGGTACAGGCCCTGATCCAGATAATTGGCCGGGCTGCGCGCAACGCTAACGGTAAGGCTATTTTATATGCCGATAGAGTGACCCCCGCCATGCAGCAGGCGATCAATGAATCAAGCAGCCGCAGGCAGCGCCAAGTGCTCTTTAATCAAGCTCATGGGATCACGCCGATGTCATCGTTGCGCAAGCAGACGTCAGAGCATGAAGCACCACAGGAACAACAAACTCACTCGGTTGCGTTTTGTGAAAACTTATCTGTTTTGTGTCAGCAGATCACCGAAAAAGAACAACATCTGCTTGCGGCCGTGGACGCCAGTGATGCACAGCAGATCAATGAGATCCGAGTTCAGCTAGATGAGCTCTACCGTCAGTTCATTTATATGTAATATGGCACTTGGCAAGACAGCCCTTTAAGCCTCCCATTACCTTAAAGGGCTACCTTGTTGTTATTTCCGGCAATGTTACGCTTACCTGCTTACCTTCATTGACTCTTTTTTGAACTCTTCAAGCAACTTCTTGCCTTGGCTGTCATCACTATAGATACTGAACCCAAGTACATGGAGTAAGCAATAGGAAAGTTTAGGATGAGCGAAAAAGTAAAAAATGCACTGGTGTGGTTAAAGGAAATGCTCGATTCGCAGCAGGTGCAGTTCCAGATCGTTGGCGGCCTTGCTGCAACCATTCATGGTGGTAGCAGGGAGGTGGCGGATATTGATCTATACATTCGAAGGGTTGATGCCGACAAAATCCTACCATTGGTACGTGCCTATATTTCTAAGCCTCTAGCCCACTATGTTGAAGGTGGATGGGATTTGCAATATTTTCAATTGAGCTATCAGGGGCAGAAAATTGAAATCGGTATGTCTCCCGGCACCAAAATAAAAGCAGCAGGCAGTGGTAATTGGATTGAGCTCAAAACGGATTTCTCTCAATCTGTTGTTGGGAGTTATTTGGGCGTTGAAGTGCCCACGATCCCTGTTGTCGAGTTGATACGATACAAGCGGGTGTTGGGTAGAGAGGTCGATCTCATTGATATCAATGAGCTGACCGGTGGTTCTGCGTCAACATCCACGTAGGTTGCGGCTATTCGCCGCAGGCCTTTTCGACGTGTTTGGCATCAGATTATTGTTTTCCACACAAAGTTAAGCATTTATTGCCAACAAGTACGAGCCATCCCATCAGCCTCGCCTTTGGGGATGGCTCGTTGGCTTTGTGTGCAGTGGTCAATGAGTCTTAGTTGCTGCTCGGTTAGAGAGCCATTGCCTGCCTATGTAACCGACTGGATTTATACGCCAGTCCAGAGCCGCACAGTAGAATGAATCCACCAATTCCGAGGAATATTGCGGCATCACGCCATGTATCGGCTGAAATAGCAATCAAGCTAACCAGTATCCCCAGCAGCGTCAAGGCACGCCCCATGAAGATCCCGTTGGTATGATCAATAGGGCTCTGCTCCTCTTGGCTCATTGGCATGGCGAGCAGCTGGCGAATATCTTGCGTATTACGTTCGGCTCGGGACAGCCAAGGTGTCAGCATGAAGAAACCACCAGTGAAAATGAGATGTGCGATGAAAGTGGCGGCAATCTTAAAATCGACATGCTCTCGCGCAGTCAATGTATAGTCGAACAAGGCGGCTACCCACTCGACCTTGAAGCCGAAATGCATGAACAGGGAAACTGCCAAACCGACCAAAATCGTTGCCCATCCCGACCAGCCCGGGGTGCGCAGGTTAAGCAGGGCCAAGAAGGATGGGATCGACAGTGGCATCTGAATCATGGCGGTGAATAGCATCATGATGTCGAACAGGCTGTAGCCTTCCAGCCGAGCAAAGAAAAGGGCAACGGCACAGGCCATGACGCCCGTCAGCAGGGTGGCCATTTTGCCAATCAGCATTTGTTGCCTGTCTGTTCCTTGGGGATTAACCAGTGAGAGGTAAATATTGTTTACCACGATACCAGCATTGCGGTTGAGTGCCGTGGTCATTGGGGAAACGGTAGCAGCCAGCATAGCCACCATCACCAGACCTAGCAGGCCGTTTGGCATATAGTGGTCGATGTAATACAGATAGGCGGCATTATCCGCGCTGGCACCCAGGTTCGGGTAACTGTCGACCAGATTAATATCCAATGAAGCGACAAACCACGGTGGTGAAAACCATAGTAGAGGCGCAAACAAGAAAAGTACTCCGGCCAAGGTTGCTGCTCGAGTGGCTTCTTTTTCGTTGCGGGTGATCAAGAACCGATAGCTGCTCAGCGCATTGTTGGTATTGAGGGTTTGGCTAAAGAGCACTGCACCTATCCACAGAACAAAAATCTGCCAGATGGCAATATCTTCGCCCATGATGGTATGGGATAGAGAGTCGACAGGGAGTACCAAGACTTCTTTTGCGGCGGTGAAACCGACAACCAGCGTGATGGCGATGAGTAGAACCAACTGAATCACATTGGTGGCAGAAACGGTCCAAACACCACCGGAGACAGCAATGAAGGTGACCAGTAAACTGATCCCAACGATAGTAACGTCAATGCTGATGCCAAAGGTCGCCGATAAAAAGGCCCCAAGCCCGTTAAGCCAAATGCCGGCTCCGATAAGGGTGATAGGAAAGCTCAGCCAGGTAAAGGTTTGCTCGGAAGATTTATCGAACCTCAACTTGATCACATCCATGGCGGTGGCAACTCGCAAACGGCGATAGCGTTTGGCAAAGTATAGCGCCGAGATGAAAAAACCTAGGGCATTCCCCCAGAACACAAACATGATACTCAGCCCATCGGCATAGGCTTTCGCGGCAGCACCGGTAAAGGTCCAGGCAGAAAACTGGGTCATGAAAGCTGTTGCGCCAGCCATCCACCAAGTCATGGCACTGCCACCCTTGATGAATCCTTCCGCGCTAGTGGCCTGATGCCGAAAAGCTTGTGTCACTTTGATGATAAAAACAAAGTATAGGGCGATCATGGCCCAGTCTAGATATGTCAATGCCTGTACCTGCTTGTGGAAAAGTTCCTGGAGGGGTTATTGGAATTGTATTTTACTTTTTTGGAAATATTGATTCAAATTGATCTCGGGGTTTCATGATCACAAACAAAGCAGTTTTCAGGTGGTACGTGATAGGAG
It contains:
- a CDS encoding hypothetical protein (COG4771); its protein translation is MSEKVKNALVWLKEMLDSQQVQFQIVGGLAATIHGGSREVADIDLYIRRVDADKILPLVRAYISKPLAHYVEGGWDLQYFQLSYQGQKIEIGMSPGTKIKAAGSGNWIELKTDFSQSVVGSYLGVEVPTIPVVELIRYKRVLGREVDLIDINELTGGSASTST
- a CDS encoding putative transporter protein (COG4146), with protein sequence MTYLDWAMIALYFVFIIKVTQAFRHQATSAEGFIKGGSAMTWWMAGATAFMTQFSAWTFTGAAAKAYADGLSIMFVFWGNALGFFISALYFAKRYRRLRVATAMDVIKLRFDKSSEQTFTWLSFPITLIGAGIWLNGLGAFLSATFGISIDVTIVGISLLVTFIAVSGGVWTVSATNVIQLVLLIAITLVVGFTAAKEVLVLPVDSLSHTIMGEDIAIWQIFVLWIGAVLFSQTLNTNNALSSYRFLITRNEKEATRAATLAGVLFLFAPLLWFSPPWFVASLDINLVDSYPNLGASADNAAYLYYIDHYMPNGLLGLVMVAMLAATVSPMTTALNRNAGIVVNNIYLSLVNPQGTDRQQMLIGKMATLLTGVMACAVALFFARLEGYSLFDIMMLFTAMIQMPLSIPSFLALLNLRTPGWSGWATILVGLAVSLFMHFGFKVEWVAALFDYTLTAREHVDFKIAATFIAHLIFTGGFFMLTPWLSRAERNTQDIRQLLAMPMSQEEQSPIDHTNGIFMGRALTLLGILVSLIAISADTWRDAAIFLGIGGFILLCGSGLAYKSSRLHRQAMAL
- a CDS encoding excinuclease ABC subunit B (COG0556), which gives rise to MAKGSFILHSNYPPSGDQPEAIARLISGLESGATHQTLQGITGSGKTFTMANVIHRVQRPTLILAHNKTLAAQLYSEMKRFFPENAVEYFVSYYDYYQPEVYIPASDRFIRKDSAINEHLERLRLSTTKSLIERRDVIVVASVSSVYGLGDPNDYRVLQIPLTVGAHIEREDFIRRLERLQYTRCERTIERATFRVHGNWVDIFPADSEHRAIRVGLLSDTVESLQWIDPLTGKQLGKIEHYFVSPKTLYATPRDKILTASTEILRELEERVAELNGENRLVEAARLYERVMSDVEMMQQLGYCSGIENYSCYLNDRDPALPPTTLLDYLPKDGLLFIDESHVMVPQISAMYRGDQSRKETLIDYGFRLPSAKNNRPLSFKEFEKIKPQTIFVSATPGDYELNRSQGEAIEQIIRPTGLLDPEVEVRPSADHIDNLLGEISQRVDKNERVLVTTLTKKSAEDLNDFMVEKGIRVRYLHSDVKTADRVDIINGLRAGEFDVLIGINLLREGLDIPEASLVAILDADHAGFLRSVQALIQIIGRAARNANGKAILYADRVTPAMQQAINESSSRRQRQVLFNQAHGITPMSSLRKQTSEHEAPQEQQTHSVAFCENLSVLCQQITEKEQHLLAAVDASDAQQINEIRVQLDELYRQFIYM